A stretch of DNA from Phycisphaerae bacterium:
CGCATCCGGCGATCGTCGCCGAAGACAGCGGGCAGGTCGTGGGCTGGGGCTCGCTCTCGCGCTGGAACAATCGCTGCGCCTATCGGTTCTCGGTCGAGGACTCCGTGTACATTCGCACGGACCAACATCGCCGCGGCATCGGCCGGTTGCTCTTGACGGAACTGGTCGCCCTGGCGCGAACGCACGGCCATCGCAATATCGTCGCCCAGATCGCCGACCACCAGCCGGCTAGCGAGAAGCTCCACGAGGCGCTGGGATTTCGCCAGGTTGGCGTGCTGGAGGCGATCGGCTTTAAGTTCGACCGGTGGATCGATGTGGCGATCTGGCAACTTCGTCTGGACGGCGATTGAGGAGGTCGACGTGGAAGGTCTCGAGTCGCCGCCAGTGCTCGATGTGCGCGATCCGGCGTCCTTCGAACGGCTGCATCGAACGGGGGCTGTGAATATTCCGCTGGAGGAGTTGGGGCGGCGGATGCACGAACTGCCCGCGCGAGACACACCGCTGGTGATCTTTGACGGACAAGAGGCCAGAGCG
This window harbors:
- a CDS encoding GNAT family N-acetyltransferase, translated to MILRPVRAADIPAVSAIYNHYVLNATCTFATEPEGEAYWRDWLAAHDGAHPAIVAEDSGQVVGWGSLSRWNNRCAYRFSVEDSVYIRTDQHRRGIGRLLLTELVALARTHGHRNIVAQIADHQPASEKLHEALGFRQVGVLEAIGFKFDRWIDVAIWQLRLDGD